A window from Roseofilum reptotaenium CS-1145 encodes these proteins:
- a CDS encoding DUF937 domain-containing protein encodes MGWFNQILGAVNEQGGLGQIGGLVNTVQQLSNDTGADEGQMRSLLSVVAGFSRSALQEQGEDQAQNLLDQYSGLAANPLAVQALFSVPQLQNLVQVAAEKTGLPASTIESALPTAVPLVLKVVQMGANQAEKNPVLSRLLDADGDGDIDIADLMQLASRYL; translated from the coding sequence ATGGGATGGTTTAATCAGATTCTGGGTGCAGTGAACGAGCAGGGGGGTTTAGGGCAGATCGGTGGACTGGTGAATACCGTGCAGCAATTATCCAATGATACGGGTGCAGATGAAGGGCAAATGCGATCGCTGCTTTCTGTGGTGGCAGGCTTTTCGCGATCGGCTCTGCAAGAACAAGGAGAAGACCAAGCCCAAAATCTCCTTGATCAGTATAGCGGACTGGCCGCCAATCCCCTAGCGGTACAAGCGCTCTTTAGCGTACCCCAACTGCAAAATTTAGTCCAAGTGGCTGCCGAGAAAACCGGTTTACCAGCGAGTACCATTGAATCGGCTTTACCGACGGCTGTCCCCTTAGTCCTAAAAGTGGTGCAAATGGGAGCCAATCAAGCGGAAAAAAATCCCGTTTTGAGCCGGTTACTCGATGCGGATGGTGATGGAGATATCGATATTGCGGATTTAATGCAATTAGCCAGCCGTTATTTATAG
- a CDS encoding YcjF family protein, translated as MPLPRLLILIVGITLVLGLMLWFIDALRWFYLQISYTSPLLGTVVLLLIVALLGVLLAGVIYYAWMFQGGKTSKSGSQRVVKVPTEKKEAAAETLKAVRQQMDKIQDRVAREALLERSRQIESNLQGRNVRVVVFGTGSSGKTSVINGLLGQMVGQVQPTIGTTQEGQTYHLPLRGLNREILITDTPGILEIGEEGSDRAQIARQLATQADLLLFVVDNDLRQSEYQPLQALAQIGKRSLLVFNKTDLYTDEDRERILSRLQQRVQGLMSSSDVLAIAANPQAAVLPSGDLVVPDLVIFPLIRRLAAVLRAEGEDLVADNILMQASALGDDARRILDTQRKRQADKTVEQFQWIGAGAIAVTPLPVVDLLATAAVNAQMVVELGRIYGCELNMERGRELALSLAKTLTSLGIVEGALKLVTTALQLNVATFIIGKAIQGVTAAYLTRIAGKSFIEYFRQDQDWGDGGITEVVQRQFKLNKRDEFVKAFIQDAIDRVVHPLTQATSEPSEENDSTALSSSWTPPISSLKVPEPLPPNLSQQDDWSEDSDLEIDDW; from the coding sequence ATGCCCCTGCCTCGCCTCCTGATTCTTATTGTCGGTATTACGCTGGTTTTAGGGCTAATGCTGTGGTTCATTGATGCCCTGCGCTGGTTTTACCTACAAATTTCCTATACGTCCCCGCTCTTGGGAACAGTGGTTTTATTATTAATCGTTGCCCTCTTGGGGGTATTACTCGCTGGTGTCATCTATTATGCCTGGATGTTTCAAGGGGGAAAAACCTCTAAAAGCGGCAGTCAAAGGGTGGTGAAGGTTCCCACAGAAAAAAAAGAGGCAGCCGCCGAAACCCTGAAAGCAGTGCGCCAACAGATGGATAAGATTCAGGATCGGGTGGCACGGGAAGCCTTGTTAGAGCGATCGCGGCAAATTGAATCGAATCTCCAAGGTCGGAATGTGCGCGTCGTCGTCTTTGGCACAGGTTCATCGGGTAAAACTTCGGTGATTAATGGTTTATTGGGACAAATGGTGGGTCAAGTGCAGCCGACGATCGGAACGACTCAGGAGGGGCAAACCTATCATTTACCTTTAAGAGGATTAAACCGGGAAATCCTGATTACTGATACCCCTGGTATTCTGGAGATTGGAGAAGAAGGCAGCGATCGCGCCCAAATTGCTCGCCAGTTAGCGACTCAAGCCGATTTACTGCTATTTGTCGTCGATAATGATTTGCGTCAATCAGAATACCAACCCCTGCAAGCCTTAGCCCAAATTGGTAAGCGCTCTTTATTGGTGTTCAATAAGACTGATTTATATACAGATGAAGACCGGGAGCGGATTCTCAGCCGCTTACAACAACGGGTACAGGGGCTGATGAGCAGTAGTGACGTGTTGGCGATCGCCGCTAATCCCCAAGCCGCCGTTTTACCCTCCGGCGATTTAGTCGTTCCAGACCTTGTGATTTTCCCCCTAATCCGCCGCCTAGCCGCCGTTCTCAGAGCTGAGGGTGAAGATTTGGTTGCCGATAACATTTTGATGCAAGCCAGCGCCCTAGGCGATGATGCCCGGCGGATTCTGGATACCCAGCGCAAGCGCCAAGCCGATAAGACAGTGGAACAGTTCCAATGGATCGGTGCCGGAGCGATCGCCGTAACCCCCCTACCCGTGGTCGATTTATTAGCCACAGCAGCCGTCAATGCTCAAATGGTGGTCGAATTAGGGCGGATTTATGGCTGCGAATTAAACATGGAACGGGGACGAGAATTAGCCCTCTCATTAGCCAAAACCCTCACCAGTTTAGGGATCGTGGAGGGCGCGTTAAAATTAGTGACCACTGCTCTACAATTAAATGTCGCCACCTTCATTATCGGTAAAGCTATTCAAGGAGTCACCGCCGCCTATTTAACTCGCATTGCCGGTAAAAGCTTTATCGAATATTTCCGCCAAGATCAAGATTGGGGAGACGGGGGAATTACAGAAGTTGTGCAACGTCAATTCAAACTGAACAAACGGGATGAATTTGTCAAAGCCTTCATTCAAGATGCGATCGATCGCGTCGTCCATCCCCTCACCCAAGCCACATCTGAACCGTCTGAAGAAAACG